Genomic window (Arachis hypogaea cultivar Tifrunner chromosome 13, arahy.Tifrunner.gnm2.J5K5, whole genome shotgun sequence):
AAAAcaaacgaaagaaaaaaaaacgttaGTGTGTTAGCTGATAATGTGATCTATATGCAAATAAAGATTTGAACACATTCTTGATAATGTGATCTATATGCAAATAAAGATTTGAACACATTCTAAATAATGCTCAAAACATATAAGTGCAGCCATATAGTTCCAACTCGGCCACCAGGAGAAGAACTTCACTTATCAATTATCATCGTGGAGAAGAACGGCTTGTCTGCTTCCTATAAGGAACAACATTCAACAAAGTACTTTCAAACTTCCTTTATCATTTGACTACTTGTTTAGTGGCAGTCTTTATTTGCATGAATAGTACGTCCCACTTCTTGGGCTTTAAGTTTGAATCGAGTTTAACTGGGTTAAGTACATGCATGGGTTATTAACATTGCGCCAATTATTGACTATTTGACCAATGTATATATCCCTTGAACAAGATAGAAAATTAATATATGGCTAGATGACTCTTTTAACCTAATTGCAATTTGCAAACCAAGGTATAAATTCACAAAGTCATCTTTCAAATGGTTGAACTTTATAGAATCATCAAGTGTCTTATCACATAACCTGACTTTGTAACTCCACATAAAAGAATCGAAAATGTTGATTTTTAAGAAAAGGGGAGATAATTCAATTAATAACAATGTTATAAGGTATCAGATAACAATGATGATCTTGGCTTGAGAAGAAAGAGATTAGAATGATAGAGAGTAAAAGAATATGATAATGAGTAttattaaggtttaattattctatgggtcctataattttataaaatttttagttaggtctttatatatatattttttaattgagttcttataccaaattttttttaattgagttcctacacttttttttcttttatttgatttttgcaccaattttttttagttaggtccctatataattaagccaattactactaagagggatctaattaaaaaaaattaatgcaggGACATATTATTAATATTGAATCATTACATTATTATGCAGTATGTATATTCTTATTTATAGAGTCTCAAAATTGTTAGCTTTATATAGAACAGCCTAACAGAAATTTGTTAAATCAGTTAACTCTATATAAATGATGTATCTCCTATATACCCCCCTCTCAAACTCATGGTCCTTCAACATGAGACCCTGAGTTTGTCTCTAAACTGGGTAAAGGAGCTAACGGACACCGATTTGGTGAGGACATTAGCAATATTTGATCACAGGTCGGGATATGAGCTACACAAAGTTTACGTTGCTGAACTCTCTCTTACACagcatgaagatccaaatcaaaatGCTTAGTCTTATTGTGAAGGATTGGATTTGCTGTAAGAAGAACAACGCTTATATTGTCACAATAAATAGTAGGAATAGACGAACATGATATCATCAATTTCGATAGAAGGTTTTGAAGCCATCAAATGTCAATTTCTACAGCTGCAATGCTCTGAAATTCTGCCTCAGCACTAGATCGACTCACAGACCGTTGCTGCCTACTATACCAAGCTACAATGTTGGATCCCAGAAAGACACACGAACCAGAGGTAGAGCGCCGATCATCAACATCACTTCCCCAGTTTGAGCCTGCAAAGGCAAAAATCCTTAAATTAGTACACGGTCTGAAAATAATCCCATGATCAATAGTGCCAACAAGATATCTAAGGATCTTTTTAACTCCAAGCCAATGTGGTAACTGAGGTTGATGCATAAATTGTGAAACTTTGTTCACAACAAATACAATTTCTAGTCTAATGAGAGTCACATATTGCAAGGCACCCACCACTGACCTATAGAAAGTGGGTTTGTCGAAAAATTCACCTTCAATGTTAGAGAGCTTAGTAGTAGTGATCATGGGTGTTGGCATAGGATTAGAGTAATTCATACCAACTCTATACAGTAAATCCTTAATATACTTAGATTGAGTTAGAATGTAGGAACTTGCATCAGATTTGATAGCTTCTATACCAAAAAAGTAATTAAACTCACCCAATTCTTTTAAGGAGAAAATAGAGTGCAATTGTTTCATAAGTAGGGATATTTCTTTATTGTTAGAACCAGTAACTAAGATGTCATCAAAATAAACAAAGATATAAATGGATGAAAAAGAGGTAAGGCGTGTAAAAAGGGAAGGATCTAACTATGTGGTTTTAAAGCAAAATTTTGAAAGAGTATTGGATAGAGTCATGAACCACGAATGTGGTGCCTGCTTCAATCCATAAATGGATTTGTGCAGTCAACAATCTTGACTAGAGTCATTATCAACAAAGCATGGTGGTTGTTGCATATACATCGTCTCATGAAGGACACCATTCAAGAATTTATTATTGAAGTCATATTGAAAATTTTGCCAACGTTTTGATAGAGCAATGGTAAGTATAACCCGGATTGTGGCTGGTTTAATGATTGGACTAAATACCTGATCAATCGCTCCACAAAGATATCCCTGATTGGGGCTAAATACCTACCGAAGTCACAAAGGTATCCCTGATTGGAGCGCCGTATGCGCGTAACTCTAGGTGGTACCCCACGTTTTGCAAGGTGATAGTGGCCTCACCTCATGGGAGATGAAACGTGTAGATCTCCGGACGCTATCGCTCCACGAATGCCGTAATCAGAGAATTGTCGAATATGAAATCTTTGAGGGGCACTGTGTCGCCGAATCCAGTCTCAACCAGATACGGGACGATGGCGTCTGATAAAGGAAGAGTATGACTCACTTGTTGAGCCAGTAGAAGGTGAAGCctctgaaaaaaataaaatattcataattataaaaaaatatttttaaaactttaattAGGTCTTCGACGTTTAACAGTCCtcatattttaaaacttttaaataggtttctatatttttttaataaattcttaCACTATTTTACTTTGTAATTggattttttttagtataaaaatttttaaagttaaataaatatTTCTTTCTAAGTTAAAGATATTTCTAATTAAGGACATATTTACATCTTTAATTACAAGTTTTTTAGACaaatattattctattaattttaatatatttgatactAAAAAAACCTAACTAAAAGATTATAATAAGTAGTAATAATTTGCCACAGATAAAATAGAGTTCCAAACTAAATAACTATATAGTAATAATCTACCATAATTAAATAAAGTTTCAAATTTCTACAAACGACCTATTCCTAACGCTACAAACTATACTCTAGTTCTTCGCAACAATCCTAATTATGGCTACATACAAAAATATATCTATATGGGATAGCACAAAATTCAACACATAAAAACTAACATTAAAGTCGGCTGCGCAACGTAATGCGAAGTCTCGTTCATCCTATTGATGTCTCTATCATTATTAACTGCACGTGCCATCGTTGTATTTATTGATATGGTTAGAAAGGAGTAAAAGAGACGAAAAAGTAGTTGAAAAGTTTAAACTGAGACCCGGTCAAAGGTTGTGAACGACATATATTTAAAGATGTCTCCcagccttatctcgtttacatatTTGCACGTATCTCTCGTTTATAccgtaaataaaatatatagaaaattaaattatttaccgTGTAAACAAGATAAaagagaattatttatttatttcagtaattattataattattttatttattaaaataaaaattctgtTAAAGAAAGGGTACATTTTCCTTGAACCAAAGTTGTGTACAACTAATACTAGGTTGCAAAATTGTCCGGTCACAGGGTATAATTGTCTATTTCATTCTCCATGGAAAATAAAAGTGACATTTATTAGAGTAAGGTCTGTGGACTCAGAAGAAATAGAAAACGGGATGGTACATAAATTTCGCGGCAAATTGGGTCCATTGGGATGCTACCGTGACATCAGGGGCACTCCTAAATTTCcctgaaaacatttttttttgtttctcactGATTGAAAAACTTAGTTGGGGGGCAGATGCAGTGTATACACCATACATAACTCGTCATCTTTGATTGACATCGACAATTTCTTACTAATAACATTTATTTTGGAAGGTGTTTAAAGTTCTTATGTTTGATGAGGTTGGGTATAAAACACACAATAAGATGGAGATTACTATCTTTGTCCTACAtgcaaatcataaaaaaaatgttgACTTTCTATTTATCACTTATAGCTTTCATTTCTGCACATCAAAACTACATTGGTAAATATCTGTGACTTTttggtcaaaataaataattaataataaacataaatctAATTGTCTCGCATACATGATATTCATTAAATTATTGCTCCCTTATGTTTACTTTTTATCCTTAATTTGGATGACATAATAAACCACTTTGTCGAATTCTATAGTAGTTGAGCAACTCTTAATGAATGTGAACTCTtcaacattttctttctttcataacACTGCAAACTTAATGAGTGCTAGTATTGAGAAAACTTCTTGCATTGATGTTGACTTGTGTAGCTAACTAGCCATTTCACTTTTAATAGATTTTGGAACCTTTTCTCATCTTATGATCAATAGGTTCATGACTTCATGCAATGTTCCTTTTAGTAATCAATATCATCTCAGTGCCGTCCTTCTATTGTTTTCACTTTTCAACGCAGCATGCATctcaatattatattattattattattttagtttactTACATTTGTCTCAACCTAACAAGAAGTTGCATTATGCTTAACCTTAAAGCATAATCAATGCTAAAACCGTAGAGGCTTCATTTTCTGATTCTTATTCTTAACTTTTTAGTTATTTCGGAACGCATATCTCAGTCACAAGCTAGCTTTAAGCAACAACAGTAACCAAGGAACTTCTAATCAGTATAAAGTTTAAACAAACAAacactttttatatatatatatataattacaaaatGAATACATGTAGTATACAAGTGACTCACCTTGTCCCcctcagaaaaattaaaaatttaaaaaacaaacctCAACAGAATGCAAGTATGCAAAAgatgagagaagagaaaaaggaagaggcTACTTACCCCATCTTTCACCCTTATCAAAGGAAACAAAAAATGAAGGAAAATGACAAAAGTAGTGGCCCTAATTCTGTCTCTAATAAACTAAAGCTATATGTACCTGGCACTGGAATCTTTTGATATATCCCTCCAGCTTTGCAAGCCAGGTCTTTTTTCTCACAAAATACACAATGTGACAGGTTGGCCTTAACCTCACTACCCTACACAGACATATACTCAATCATCACCATCCTTTTCCACAAAGACTGATGATGAAATGGAGACACCAACCCCATAAAAATTTTGGGCTTACATGgacaaaacaaaacaagaaaaagagaaggGTAGACTCCAGTTTTGTTGTCCACCATGATTGTATCAACACAGACCATACCAGGATTTCCCCTCTCCATTAAGGAATCCCACTTTTTGTTAACATTGAAGTGATGCATTTGCATTGGTTGTCCTGTATCTATGGTAGACCACACCAGTGGTACTCAATGCTCATGTTGTATGCTTGATCTGCTGCATGTGGATCAACTTCAATTCCAGTATAACAAATCTGCATTCATTAAAGAACAAGATAAGtccataaaatcaaacaatgtaATCAAACGTTGCAGagtattataaaatcataaactcAATTGGGGAGTTAACTCAAGTTCAGCATTTTTATTTTACCTAGTATGAGCATGGACTTGTTAGTTACACTGCAAGATCTCCCATGTTCCTCACTCTGAGTTCCACATTCCTGAGATCACGAAGATGTTGTAGAATTTCTTGAAGAAGCTCTAACCCTTTGTCCCCTTTTCTCAAGGAGCTGATACAATGCTTTAGAAACTCTCTATCTGCCTCCAACACCTGTAGTCTCTCATAAACATGATCCACTTCCTCTTCTAGAGCAAGCTTTTTCTTATCCGAATTAGCCTTTTCTGCCGAAATGTGTTGCATGGGAGAAAATTCTAACTCATCTCCACTCAACTCCACATCTTCTTCTGTGCTCATTGCATCAAAAAGTGGGAGAAGACTCTTGGCTTTTGCACCCATGATTTTTATCCCTTCATGATGCTTACCATTTGCATGGCCATTTGCATATCCATTTACCTGACCTCCATGATCATCAACATCATGATCATGATATCCATTCCCATTCTCCTCACAAAGATATTCTGTTGATTTTGTATCATCATGAACTTGCTCTTGCTCTTCATAGTTCAATATAATAAGCTTCTCTTCCAGTACCTTCAACTGTTCTATAATTGATAGCCTCTCTTGTTCAAAGTTTGCCAATGATTCCTCCAAATACAAGACTGCATCCACAGGTGTGTTCTGGTTGTTGCTGCATTCTTGCTGGCTGCTACAAAATCCGTTTTCTTCCTTCGCTTCATGACTCAAATCGATAGATAATCCATCGCTATCTTCAGCAATGCTGCAAGAGGGAGATGAAGTTCTGCTTCTTATACTGCTACCATTTCTTGACATCATCAACATCTTTTCCCTTACCTCATATTCATGAACCTTTTTCCTATACACTTCAAGCTCCTTTTCTAGCTCTTGCTTCTCTTTCTCCCTCTTCATCATAAGCTCATTCAGAAGCTGCAATGCCTCTTGATCATACTCAGATTGTTCTTCCATCATTCTCTGATACTGCAAAGCTTCCATCTGCATTGCTGCTTTCTCTTCTTGAAGCCTATTTATCATTGCCATTGTTTGATTTGCCGCCACGGCAGATgcacttctctcttcttctagTTCTGCATATAGAGTGCTTAAAGCCTTCCTTTCTGATTTCAATGCTGATTTTAGCTTCTCAATGGATACCTCGCCGCATTCTAGATCACTTACAACGCTTCCATCCAACGACTCTTCTGTTCCAGATTCTTTCCTGTCAAGGAGTAGTAGTTTCTTGTGTATTTGATGCAGACTCTCCACTGAAGTTGGGGTCTCAGGAACCCTTTCTTCCTCATTCTCATGAATCTCAGAAGACTCCGAAAAGTGGTTATTTACTGTTGGCATTCTCACTTCAAGTGACATGGTTTTGAATTCCACAAATTCTTCTAATTTCTCATGGCCTACTTATATATTGAATTGAAAAATGTcacaaaacagaatgaaaaatttcTAGCAAGAATGAGATAAGAAGTTAAGGTTTACCACTATGATCCTGGACTTGATAACTGACTGTGCTAGTAGATGGATCTTCTTGTATCCTTTGACTTGTATCCAAAACAATATCTTGGCTTTGATACTCATCAACTTGCTCCTGATCAGGAATTTCAGTCCCTATGGACACTTCTGCTTCAAATTCCTCTCCCTGCAACTGCGATCCATCTTCAGACGCTGCGCAAATAAAGATAGGTATTAGATCATTCAATAAACATAGAAAATCAAGTAAGAGAATAGAATAACAACTAACCTGTTGAAACATCTGAACATGATTCTCCATCTCTTCTTTCCATGTTTGGTTCAGCATTATCATCCTTGTGCAAATCTTCAGTGGTTTCAGCAATCTTCACATCTTGATAATCTTGCTCCAAATGTTGTTCCTCTTCTTGTAATTGAATTGATTCAATCTCATTGACCTTAAAGGCCTTTGTATTCTCTTGGCATGAAAATTCTGCCACAGTTTCCTCCCCAGAAATGTGCCAATTCTCAATAACCGGCGCAGCTTCAGCATCAACACTCGTGTCAAAATCCAGAATAAAATCTTCGCCATTGGCCTTATACCTACTTTGATTTGCATCTTCTGTGGCAGCAGAGTCAAATTCAACAGGAATCAACCTGCAATCATCACCATGAATGAAAAATTCAAGATGTTTGTTTGGAATTTCCAGAGTCGTCTCCCCCTCAGTGCAATCAACTTGAGAAGTAGTGTTCTTCTCACAGGCCTGATCATCATTCTTTTCCTCAGAAACTATCAAAGCTTCTGCTTCCTCTTCAATGGCTTCTTTCCCTTTCTCTAAACTAAAATCCAAGCCATCACAAACAGAACAAGCACAACTCTCCCCTGCTTCCTCTGTTCTTCTACCAGAGCACTGATCAATCTCAAAAACCAAGTCACCTCCCCTGTTTTCTTCAGTGCTCTGTTCATCTGATCTGCTGTGATCCGAGCGATCGCCATCGTCAACCTCCGTGTCAACGCCACGCTCTGTGAGCAAATTCTGCTTCTGGTTATACCCCAAAACATCAAGAGAAGGCTTGATCAGAATGCAAGGAGGGTAGAATCTGCTGTCCAAGTTGGTGCCACAACAAGAACAAGTCAGAGGCTCCTCTGTTTTCTCAATAGCCCTGTCATCAGCCACACCAATTTGCTTCATCCATGGGAAGAAACCAAAGCTTTGAGACAATTTGGCATAACTTGGTTGAGATGAAGATGAGCAATCCTCACACATGTGGTTTGATTCAGCCAACTTGTGATGGTTGGAGCAGAACCCAAGCTTGGAAATCTCAGAGGCATGAGCTTCACAAACAAGATCCTTGCATAAACTCTTGTTGAATTTTGCAGGCTCTATGAGATGATCGATTCTGGTGCACCACATGCAGGGTCTCTTGAGGCCAAATAAATCTGCAAACTTTATGATGAGGTAGGAGAAGAGAGAattgaggagaaggaggaggatgagAATCCATTCAAGGATGGCATAGACAAGAACAAGGGTGATCTTGTTGGTGTTCCTGTGTAACATGGTTGCAAACTTGTTAGCAGCcatggttgttgttgttggtttctctGTGTTTTCTCTTTTGTTATGTACAAAAAGGGATGATGTTTTACCCTACAATAGTATTAGTATATCAGATTTTGGTGGAATCTAAAGGAGGTGGTACTAGAATTAGAGGAAGAGGAACAAGTTTCCAAGGGAAGAGAGGTTTAACTgtttatgagagagagagagagggtggttTTATTTGGAGGTATTGGTGGTGGTATGGTTTGAATGGAATGACAACCAAAGAAGACTCTGAGGTGAGGgggaaattgaaaatgaaaatgaaaaagaaaaattaaaaagaaaagagatgTTCTTGAGTCAAAGAAAGTTAAAGAATGTTTTATTTTCTAAGCAACATTTTAGTGCCTTTTTGACAAAAACTATAGAACCTTAGTAGCAGTAGTTCACTTGTTCCACTAGAACAACAATTAAGGTTACTTGTCCCATTTGTGCCTTAATATTGTGGAATTGAGCACTTCTTTTCTGATACAAAATCTGAAtaagtttctttgttgaaccagTAATTTTTTGAGGATTGAAGTACTAAATAATTTACTACATCAATATCTAGAATTTTCTTTGGccaaaataatattattgaaaatcCATTAATGGTGCCAGCTCGTGTTGGAAAAATCCACAAAGGCAAGAAATGGGATGGCCCACAAGACCACAGATATGAGCTGGTGGGGACCACTCCAAAGTAAGGGGGTGTGGGTGTGGGGCCTTATACGGCTGCAGATGCTTCACTTCATTATGAGGGTCTGTTTCCTATCACACTTTCTgttttttgttatatacatataaTGCACTTCCAACCAACCAATTATTATTGTAAGTAAAAACTCTTTATTCACAATATTGCTCCTTAAAACCTTCACTCATTTTACTTTGCTAACAAGCATTTATATATGCTGATAAATAACCTCAACAAATCTAATATTACTATATTATGGAAGAAAAGTAtcttgtcttctttttttttctcactcAAGATTATGTCACAACCCAAAATTAAATTGGCTTTCTTTGTCAAATATACTAATCAATAAATTTATTAGTTTATaatagtaattatttttaaaaaattgatggtTTTGCATAACTTTTTAGtctaatatatttttatgatattttcaaAATGTATTTCTAGAACACATATTAATAAACGATAATACTATAGTGAAGGAAAAAGTTGAGTAAAGAGTGAAAATTGTttgttttataatataaaaaaatatgttaaaaaataaaaatattatgtgcaaTACACactttctttaaaaatttaattatattttttatgatattctcAAAATGTATTTTTAGAACACATATTAATAACGGATAAAACTATAGTGAAAAGAA
Coding sequences:
- the LOC112792514 gene encoding myosin-binding protein 2 isoform X2; protein product: MAANKFATMLHRNTNKITLVLVYAILEWILILLLLLNSLFSYLIIKFADLFGLKRPCMWCTRIDHLIEPAKFNKSLCKDLVCEAHASEISKLGFCSNHHKLAESNHMCEDCSSSSQPSYAKLSQSFGFFPWMKQIGVADDRAIEKTEEPLTCSCCGTNLDSRFYPPCILIKPSLDVLGYNQKQNLLTERGVDTEVDDGDRSDHSRSDEQSTEENRGGDLVFEIDQCSGRRTEEAGESCACSVCDGLDFSLEKGKEAIEEEAEALIVSEEKNDDQACEKNTTSQVDCTEGETTLEIPNKHLEFFIHGDDCRLIPVEFDSAATEDANQSRYKANGEDFILDFDTSVDAEAAPVIENWHISGEETVAEFSCQENTKAFKVNEIESIQLQEEEQHLEQDYQDVKIAETTEDLHKDDNAEPNMERRDGESCSDVSTASEDGSQLQGEEFEAEVSIGTEIPDQEQVDEYQSQDIVLDTSQRIQEDPSTSTVSYQVQDHSGHEKLEEFVEFKTMSLEVRMPTVNNHFSESSEIHENEEERVPETPTSVESLHQIHKKLLLLDRKESGTEESLDGSVVSDLECGEVSIEKLKSALKSERKALSTLYAELEEERSASAVAANQTMAMINRLQEEKAAMQMEALQYQRMMEEQSEYDQEALQLLNELMMKREKEKQELEKELEVYRKKVHEYEVREKMLMMSRNGSSIRSRTSSPSCSIAEDSDGLSIDLSHEAKEENGFCSSQQECSNNQNTPVDAVLYLEESLANFEQERLSIIEQLKVLEEKLIILNYEEQEQVHDDTKSTEYLCEENGNGYHDHDVDDHGGQVNGYANGHANGKHHEGIKIMGAKAKSLLPLFDAMSTEEDVELSGDELEFSPMQHISAEKANSDKKKLALEEEVDHVYERLQVLEADREFLKHCISSLRKGDKGLELLQEILQHLRDLRNVELRVRNMGDLAV
- the LOC112792514 gene encoding myosin-binding protein 2 isoform X1, with amino-acid sequence MAANKFATMLHRNTNKITLVLVYAILEWILILLLLLNSLFSYLIIKFADLFGLKRPCMWCTRIDHLIEPAKFNKSLCKDLVCEAHASEISKLGFCSNHHKLAESNHMCEDCSSSSQPSYAKLSQSFGFFPWMKQIGVADDRAIEKTEEPLTCSCCGTNLDSRFYPPCILIKPSLDVLGYNQKQNLLTERGVDTEVDDGDRSDHSRSDEQSTEENRGGDLVFEIDQCSGRRTEEAGESCACSVCDGLDFSLEKGKEAIEEEAEALIVSEEKNDDQACEKNTTSQVDCTEGETTLEIPNKHLEFFIHGDDCRLIPVEFDSAATEDANQSRYKANGEDFILDFDTSVDAEAAPVIENWHISGEETVAEFSCQENTKAFKVNEIESIQLQEEEQHLEQDYQDVKIAETTEDLHKDDNAEPNMERRDGESCSDVSTASEDGSQLQGEEFEAEVSIGTEIPDQEQVDEYQSQDIVLDTSQRIQEDPSTSTVSYQVQDHSVGHEKLEEFVEFKTMSLEVRMPTVNNHFSESSEIHENEEERVPETPTSVESLHQIHKKLLLLDRKESGTEESLDGSVVSDLECGEVSIEKLKSALKSERKALSTLYAELEEERSASAVAANQTMAMINRLQEEKAAMQMEALQYQRMMEEQSEYDQEALQLLNELMMKREKEKQELEKELEVYRKKVHEYEVREKMLMMSRNGSSIRSRTSSPSCSIAEDSDGLSIDLSHEAKEENGFCSSQQECSNNQNTPVDAVLYLEESLANFEQERLSIIEQLKVLEEKLIILNYEEQEQVHDDTKSTEYLCEENGNGYHDHDVDDHGGQVNGYANGHANGKHHEGIKIMGAKAKSLLPLFDAMSTEEDVELSGDELEFSPMQHISAEKANSDKKKLALEEEVDHVYERLQVLEADREFLKHCISSLRKGDKGLELLQEILQHLRDLRNVELRVRNMGDLAV
- the LOC112783896 gene encoding uncharacterized mitochondrial protein AtMg00810-like, which gives rise to MITTTKLSNIEGEFFDKPTFYRSVVGALQYVTLIRLEIVFVVNKVSQFMHQPQLPHWLGVKKILRYLVGTIDHGIIFRPCTNLRIFAFAGSNWGSDVDDRRSTSGSCVFLGSNIVAWYSRQQRSVSRSSAEAEFQSIAAVEIDI